TGAATCGAATAATGCTTGAACACAAGTACTATATAGTATAAGAGTACCTTGTATCACTGACGGGTCATTCTCCTCCTCAGTATCTTGCTCAGTGCCTTGTAAAGCAAAGACTTTTGCCTCCTGTTGGCTTGTTCTGTCTGCCTGCATTGTTTTGAAAAGGACGGGGTTGTTGCTGATTCCATCCAATCTTCTGTTGGTTCGGATTAACCGGATTCTGGTTCCCAAACCCTGACGACCGTGCTTGAAATTGCTGTTGTCCCCCTTGCCCAAAATTTCCCAATCCAGCAAGCTTTAGGCAGTTGTTCTTGAAATGACCTTCCTGGTTATAGTTGAAACACTTGCAGTTAGGGTACAGATTTCCCACCTGAAGTGAAATTTGGTTCTGATTTGGGTTAGGGTTCGGGTTTTTCCAGGTTTGAGCGGTTTGCTGTAGAGGGTGAGGGTTGCTTTGGTAATAGAGTGCTTAAGCTATGAAAGTCTTATTGttgtttgtttggattggtCCTCTAGACGAAGGGCCATTCTTCTTTTGCGCTTCCCATGTTGACCTTGAGTCAGAGTTTTCGCGCTCCATCATGAGTGCACATCTCACTACCTGTGCGTAGGTGGGGTACTCATGAGAGACCACACTAGTACGAATAGAGCGGGACAGACCCCATTCAAACTTCCTAGCTTTTGCAACATCAGTGGGTACTACGGTACTGGCATGACGTGCCAGTTCTTCAAAACGGGCAGCATATTGGGTTACTGTTAGGGAACGCTGCTTCAAGTCCATAAATTCTTGAGCCATGGCTTGTTTCACAGGTGCTGGAAAGTATTTTTCAAGGAAAAGGTTTTCGAACATCTGCCAGGTCATAGTTGTCAGATTATGAGTGGTCTTAATCAAATCCCACCAATGTTATGCTTCCCCTTGCATCTGAAAGGTTGCTAAGGCAATGCGACCGCCCGCACTAGTCACATTAAGTACTTCCAGGTACTTagagatttgtttgatccaTGCTTCTGCAGCGCTAGGGTTTGCTTCCCCATAAAAGATCGGAGGACGACGTTTGCAGAATGCATCCAAAAGTTGATCTCTACTCCTGGTTAATGGTCcgcgttgttgttgttgctgttgaGGGTTGgcggcagcagcagcaacaaatgCTTGCATCAGTTGAACTAAGTCTAGTTGTGCTCCTTGTCCATTGGGTTGTGGTCCGCTATTCTAATCATTGTTTGATTGGGCT
The sequence above is drawn from the Rhododendron vialii isolate Sample 1 chromosome 6a, ASM3025357v1 genome and encodes:
- the LOC131328413 gene encoding uncharacterized protein LOC131328413, with the protein product MQAFVAAAAANPQQQQQQRGPLTRSRDQLLDAFCKRRPPIFYGEANPSAAEAWIKQISKYLEMFENLFLEKYFPAPVKQAMAQEFMDLKQRSLTVTQYAARFEELARHASTVVPTDVAKARKFEWGLSRSIRTSVVSHEYPTYAQEGHFKNNCLKLAGLGNFGQGGQQQFQARSSGFGNQNPADRTSQQEAKVFALQGTEQDTEEENDPSVIQGTLILYSTCVQALFDSGASHSFISIACVSALGLEIEPLGTTMHVTSPLGGKISVGLICKGCELEVSNLRLTVDLQVIDMTDFDVILGMDWLSAHHAVVDCHRKMVTVYLLDGTSLKFKGDRQYPSATTPHRSRWHDKLSGWLASVKLEEIDRMELGLLHIVCEYDGVFPEELPGLLPHRDLDFTIELQPGTAPISMAPYRMAPAELRELKTQLQELMDKGFI